The proteins below come from a single Hugenholtzia roseola DSM 9546 genomic window:
- a CDS encoding Rpn family recombination-promoting nuclease/putative transposase: MENKLIRFDWAMKKILRHKANFDVLEGFLSELLRFDVRIESILESESNKGDLYDKYNRVDILVRSQKGELMLVEVQQDSEIDYFQRMLFGVSKLVTEYIKEGEAYGSIKKIFSINIVYFGLGQGEDYIYEFEGNFVGLHRKDLLLPTFSQKKAFGIEQVGDLFPKYYILKVNNFDDVARNSLDEWIFFLKNSEVKNEFRAKGLEKAKEKLRYENLSESDKQAYLRSLENQRLGISLEKSKEFEITYETLLEVARKMIGLGLDNATILESTQLSEEQIENLRQNL; encoded by the coding sequence ATTTGATTGGGCAATGAAAAAAATCCTTCGTCATAAAGCCAACTTTGACGTTTTAGAGGGTTTTTTGTCCGAATTGTTGCGTTTTGATGTCCGCATCGAGAGTATTTTGGAAAGCGAAAGCAACAAAGGCGATTTGTACGACAAATACAATCGGGTAGATATTTTGGTACGTAGCCAAAAAGGGGAATTGATGTTGGTCGAGGTGCAACAAGATTCGGAAATAGATTATTTTCAACGCATGTTGTTTGGCGTATCCAAATTAGTAACCGAGTACATCAAAGAAGGCGAGGCTTACGGCAGCATCAAAAAGATTTTCTCTATCAATATTGTCTATTTTGGCTTAGGGCAAGGCGAAGATTATATTTACGAATTTGAGGGCAATTTTGTGGGTTTGCACCGAAAAGACCTTTTGTTGCCTACATTTTCGCAAAAAAAAGCCTTTGGAATTGAGCAAGTAGGCGATTTATTTCCCAAATACTATATTCTAAAAGTGAATAATTTTGATGACGTAGCCCGCAATAGTTTGGACGAATGGATTTTTTTCTTGAAAAATAGCGAAGTCAAAAACGAATTTAGGGCAAAAGGTTTGGAAAAGGCAAAAGAAAAATTGCGTTATGAAAATCTTTCGGAAAGCGACAAACAAGCCTATTTGCGCTCCTTAGAAAATCAACGCTTGGGCATTAGCCTCGAAAAAAGCAAGGAATTTGAGATAACCTACGAAACCCTTTTGGAAGTAGCCCGCAAAATGATAGGCTTGGGCTTAGATAACGCTACTATTTTGGAAAGTACGCAACTTTCAGAAGAACAAATCGAAAACTTACGTCAAAATCTGTAA